In a single window of the Candidatus Hydrogenedentota bacterium genome:
- a CDS encoding NAD-dependent epimerase/dehydratase family protein: MHILVTGGAGFIGSHVVDQLIDAGHSVAVVDNLSTGVRDYVNPKASFHELSIGDSGIAEVFQKEKPDAVCHLAAQINVTESVKDPAFDAMTNIIGTINLLEASVRAGVKRFVFSSTGGAIYGSPEKLPADENTKPEPMSPYGTSKLATEEYIKTYSRNHPLTYVILRYSNVFGPRQVPHGECGVCAVLTELMLKGKQPTLYGFGEPVRDYVYVGDVARANVLALDRGRNVTVNISNGRGTTVNEIFDALDKVIGFHQAPLRKPLRAGEVEKIICDNGRAKAELGWEPTVGLLEGLQNTIDHMRG, encoded by the coding sequence ATGCATATTCTTGTGACCGGCGGGGCCGGTTTCATCGGCTCCCATGTCGTAGACCAGTTGATTGACGCAGGGCACTCGGTAGCGGTTGTGGACAATCTGAGCACGGGTGTGCGCGATTATGTGAATCCAAAGGCGTCGTTCCACGAGCTGAGCATCGGCGATAGCGGCATCGCCGAAGTTTTTCAGAAAGAGAAGCCGGATGCGGTATGCCACCTTGCGGCGCAGATCAACGTCACCGAGAGCGTAAAGGACCCGGCGTTCGACGCGATGACGAACATAATCGGGACGATTAATTTGCTCGAGGCTTCGGTCCGGGCGGGCGTAAAGCGGTTCGTCTTTTCGTCCACGGGCGGCGCCATTTATGGTTCGCCCGAGAAGTTGCCCGCGGACGAGAACACGAAGCCGGAACCCATGAGCCCGTACGGTACAAGCAAGCTGGCGACAGAGGAGTACATCAAGACGTACTCGCGGAACCATCCGCTGACGTACGTGATCCTGCGGTACTCGAACGTGTTTGGGCCGCGGCAGGTGCCACACGGCGAGTGCGGCGTATGCGCGGTATTGACAGAGTTGATGTTGAAGGGCAAGCAGCCGACGTTATATGGGTTTGGCGAGCCGGTGCGTGACTACGTGTACGTCGGGGACGTTGCGCGCGCAAACGTGCTTGCGCTCGACCGTGGCCGCAACGTCACGGTGAATATTTCCAATGGCAGAGGCACGACCGTCAACGAAATCTTCGATGCCCTCGATAAGGTGATTGGGTTCCATCAAGCGCCGTTGCGCAAACCGCTTCGTGCGGGCGAAGTCGAGAAGATAATCTGCGACAATGGTCGCGCTAAGGCCGAGTTGGGCTGGGAGCCGACGGTGGGCCTGTTGGAGGGACTGCAAAACACCATCGACCATATGCGTGGGTAG